In Trichoderma asperellum chromosome 1, complete sequence, a single window of DNA contains:
- a CDS encoding uncharacterized protein (EggNog:ENOG41): protein MPYVGDDVHRATTKRKWDHDGNESLRFPHPSSSAAVFHVLNQQTAPESSVDGSILARKTLPPTKRFRTIHDDGDSHFSHRRAASRELLATTPVSQGAHASSNDCKGPVKINGVAIMPCHVCHRRPTKKSDLDSFARCQSCQEQTCFVCIRECRRQKNLHNDPETPLLEENKGVQRSFHMDEDECEMSLGTLNTHAPQHDDSRASDREGTSSRNSANNNSSSTHHAMICSRCCVEEGPEGEVVCLGCLSNMDTA from the coding sequence ATGCCCTATGTGGGCGACGATGTCCATCGCGCGACGACAAAACGCAAATGGGATCACGACGGCAATGAATCCCTCCGATTTCCACATCCTAGCTCCAGCGCCGCGGTTTTTCACGTCTTGAACCAACAGACAGCCCCAGAAAGCAGCGTGGACGGCAGTATTTTGGCGCGCAAGACGCTGCCCCCGACAAAACGATTCAGAACGATTCACGACGATGGCGACTCGCACTTTTCACATCGGCGAGCCGCCTCTCGCGAGCTATTAGCGACAACACCCGTATCGCAAGGCGCTCATGCCAGCAGTAACGACTGCAAAGGCCCTGTCAAGATCAACGGCGTGGCCATCATGCCGTGCCACGTTTGCCACCGGAGGCCGACCAAAAAATCCGACCTCGACTCCTTCGCCCGATGCCAATCGTGCCAAGAGCAAACCTGCTTCGTCTGCATTCGTGAATGCCGACGCCAGAAGAACCTCCACAACGACCCAGAAACGCCTCTCCTTGAAGAGAATAAAGGCGTCCAGCGATCCTTTCAcatggacgaagacgaatGCGAGATGTCTCTGGGCACTTTGAATACACACGCGCCGCAGCATGATGACAGTCGTGCTAGCGATCGAGAAGGCACATCTAGCAGAAATTcagccaacaacaacagcagcagcacccatCACGCCATGATATGCAGCCGTTGCTGCGTCGAAGAGGGCCCCGAGGGCGAAGTTGTCTGTCTGGGCTGTTTATCCAACATGGACActgcatga
- the RPT1 gene encoding 26S proteasome regulatory subunit 7, with the protein MPSATGQNWEKYSKRFADDEIEEKKITPLTDEDIQVLKTYGAAPYASAISKLEKQIKEKQQSVDEKIGIKESDTGLAPPHLWDVAADRQRMSEEQPFQVARCTKIIADEKGDESKSKYVINVKQIAKFVVQLGDRVSPTDIEEGMRVGVDRNKYQIMLPLPPKIDASVTMMTVEEKPDVTYGDVGGCKEQVEKLREVVEMPLLSPERFSNLGIDPPKGALLYGPPGTGKTLCARAVANRTDATFIRVIGSELVQKYVGEGARMVRELFEMARTKKACIIFFDEIDAVGGARFDDGAGGDNEVQRTMLELITQLDGFNARGNIKVMFATNRPSTLDPALMRPGRIDRKIEFSLPDLEGRANILRIHAKSMSVERDIRWELISRLCPNATGAELRSVCTEAGMFAIRARRKVASEKDFLDAVDKVIKGNLKFNSTATYMQYN; encoded by the exons ATG CCTTCTGCAACCGGTCAAAACTGGGAGAAGTACTCGAAGAGATTCGCCGACGATGagatagaagaaaagaagatcaCCCCTCTCACAGATGA GGATATCCAAGTTCTCAAGACATACGGCGCTGCCCCATATGCGTCGGCCATCTCAAAGCTCGAGAAGCAGATCAAGGAGAAGCAACAGAGTGTAGACGAGAAGATTGGTATCAAA GAATCCGACACCGGTCTCGCACCACCACACTTATGGGATGTCGCCGCCGACCGGCAACGAATGTCAGAAGAGCAGCCTTTCCAGGTGGCACGATGCACAAAGATTATCGCCGACGAGAAGGGAGACGAGTCCAAGAGCAAGTACGTCATCAACGTCAAACAGATAGCCAAGTTCGTCGTTCAGCTTGGCGACCGCGTCAGTCCTACGGATATCGAGGAGGGTATGCGAGTTGGTGTGGACCGAAATAAGTACCAGATTATGTTGCCGCTACCTCCGAAAATCGATGCCAGCGTCACCATGATGACAGTTGAGGAGAAGCCAGACGTTACCTACGGCGATGTTGGTGGCTGCAAAGAGCAGGTTGAGAAGCTACGAGAAGTCGTCGAGATGCCCTTGCTCTCGCCAGAGAGATTCTCAAACCTTGGTATCGACCCCCCCAAAGGCGCACTACTCTATGGCCCACCCGGAACCGGCAAGACTCTCTGCGCCAGAGCTGTTGCAAACAGAACAGATGCTACCTTCATTCGAGTTATTGGCAGTGAGCTTGTTCAGAAGTACGTTGGTGAAGGTGCTAGAATGGTTAGAGAGCTGTTCGAGATGGCCCGGACAAAGAAGGCCTgtatcatcttcttcgacgAAATCGATGCTGTTGGCGGTGCTCGATTCGACGATGGTGCTGGTGGTGACAATGAAGTTCAGCGAACCATGTTGGAGCTCATTACCCAGCTGGACGGCTTCAACGCACGAGGAAACATCAAGGTTATGTTCGCCACCAACAGACCTTCAACACTGGACCCTGCTCTGATGCGACCTGGACGAATTGACCGCAAGATTGAGTTTTCGCTTCCCGATCTCGAGGGCCGAGCCAACATCCTGCGAATTCACGCCAAGAGCATGTCCGTCGAGCGAGATATCCGATGGGAGCTCATCTCTCGTCTCTGCCCTAACGCTACCGGTGCTGAACTGAGGAGTGTATGTACCGAGGCCGGTATGTTTGCCATCCGAGCACGAAGAAAGGTGGCTTCTGAGAAGGATTTCTTGGATGCGGTAGACAAGGTTATCAAGGGCAACCTCAAGTTCAACTCAACAGCGACGTACATGCAATACAACTAA